The Rubripirellula amarantea genome includes the window GATAACAACGATTCGCAAAAGCAATCCGAAGGCCGACCTGATCGGACTGGTGTCCGACAACGGGACTATCGAAGGCGTCGCTCAAACCATCGCCGAACATCCACAGCTTGATATCCTCGTCAACAACTTGGGCATTTTTGAGGCGGTCGATTTCTTCGACCTGACGGACGAAGCCTGGCAACACATTTTCGACATCAACGTGATGAGTGGCGTGCGTCTTGCCCGGCACTACCTCAAGCAAATGCTGGAGCAAAACACTGGACGCATCATTTTCATCAGCAGCGAATCCGGCGTCGTGCCGGCTCCTGAAATGCCACACTACGCGATGACGAAGACAGCACAACTGGCCGTCTCACGTAGTCTGGCTCAATTGACCAAAGGTAGCTCCGTTACCGTGAACACCGTGATGCCGGGTTCGACGTTGACCCCAGGCGTCAAGGAATTCGTCAGCAATCTGTTTCCGGATGAGCCCTATGAATCGGCCGAAAAACGATTCATGGCAGACAATCGGCCGACCTCGTTGATTCAGAGATTGATCGAACCAGAAGAGATTGCCAACATGGTTGCGTTTGTCGCCAGCCCACTCGCATCGGCGATCAACGGAGCGCCCATACGAGTCGACGGTGGTCTCATTCCAACGATTGCGTGATGTTCGGCGAATACGGATACGTTTCGCCCGCCCGAAAGACGGGCTCGAGGATTTGCCAAACAGACAGCCAATCATCAGGCTGAAAGAGTCGCAGAGTTGCCATCGACCTTCCAAATCATTCGCTTACTTGTTCACGTGCGGCAATCAAATCCATTGCGTGCTCTTCACCTCACTTCTTGAGTGACTTCAAAATGGGCTTGAGCGACTTGCCTTCTTCGGTGAGTTCGTATTCAACTCGCGGCGGCACTTCAGCGTAGACGATTCGGTTCACCAAACCGCTGGCTTCGAGTTCGCGAAGCTGCTTGGTCAGCATCCGCTGTGTGACACAACCGATCTTCCGCTTGAGTTCACTGAAACGAAGCCGGCCGTCGAGCAAGTAGAAGAGTACGATCCCTTTCCACTTCCCGCCGATCAGCTCCAACGTCGCTTCAACGGGACAGGCGGGCAGCACGTAACTGGTGTGCCGGGGCTTGTTAGCGGTATCCATTTGGTGCCTACATGTCCGAAATGTGCGTACTTGTTCGTTGAAGTCGTACCCGTATTATGTGCTTAGAGACGGCCAAAGGTAGTGGACGAGGCAACGAGTCCTCATCATTAAACGAAGACGGGACTCGTGGCCTCGTCCACTACAAGATATCAGGGAGACTATATGAACAAGCGAGATCACCTTCGGCGGCTCCCAAGAGAGCAATATCAGGCCGATGCGATTGTTCATTGGACGCTCACCACGGTCGATCGAAAACAGGGTTGGTTGTCTCCAACCTTCCTGTATCGCTTTCGCGAATTGCTAACGCATACGCTTTTCCGATACGGTCTAGCATGTCCGACGTTCTGCCTGATGCCTGATCATTTTCACATGGTATGGATGGGGCTTTGTGATGGAAGCGATCAGCTCAATGCAATGAAACACTTCCGTCCAAGATGCAACGAATCCTTGAATCGGATTGGCTTTGAACTTCAAGACCAAGCTCACGACCACGTATTCACAAAAGAAGAGCGCCGGGATACCGAATTCAGAAACGTTTGCGAATATATCGCTAGAAATCCTGAGCGTGCAGGATTGGTGGAGCCCGATCAGTTTGCTTCGTATAGCTTCACTGGTTGCCTCGTGCCTGGATACCCCGAACTACGCCCATTCGCTGCGGACTATTGGGATCACTTCGACAAGGTCATATCCTTCCTACGCAAGGATGGCCTGCTGCGAACGTAGAAGTTGTTCGCGTGGTGGACGAGGCAACGAGTCCCAACGACAGAATAGACAATTTCCGACGAAAAGAAGCGTGCGTACAAGTACAACCTTTTGCACCGATTCTGGCATTTTTGAAG containing:
- a CDS encoding SDR family NAD(P)-dependent oxidoreductase — its product is MDLKLNNKTALVTASTGGIGLAIGTRLAAEGATTIINGRSNSSVDKAITTIRKSNPKADLIGLVSDNGTIEGVAQTIAEHPQLDILVNNLGIFEAVDFFDLTDEAWQHIFDINVMSGVRLARHYLKQMLEQNTGRIIFISSESGVVPAPEMPHYAMTKTAQLAVSRSLAQLTKGSSVTVNTVMPGSTLTPGVKEFVSNLFPDEPYESAEKRFMADNRPTSLIQRLIEPEEIANMVAFVASPLASAINGAPIRVDGGLIPTIA
- a CDS encoding winged helix-turn-helix transcriptional regulator, with amino-acid sequence MDTANKPRHTSYVLPACPVEATLELIGGKWKGIVLFYLLDGRLRFSELKRKIGCVTQRMLTKQLRELEASGLVNRIVYAEVPPRVEYELTEEGKSLKPILKSLKK